The Pseudanabaena sp. BC1403 genome has a window encoding:
- a CDS encoding ferredoxin encodes MTPDLVMNEDLVLDLDLVRQQLANRAQQLSIPQIEKHLFLCADPTKPLCCKKEVGLQAWDYLKRRIKELDLEAKIFRTKTNCLRVCDRGPILLVYPDGVWYHSATAEVLERVLQEHIIGNKIVSEYAFVIPHI; translated from the coding sequence ATGACTCCAGATTTAGTGATGAATGAAGATCTTGTCTTAGATTTAGATTTGGTTCGCCAACAGCTAGCAAATCGCGCCCAGCAACTATCAATTCCCCAGATCGAGAAACATTTATTTCTATGTGCCGATCCGACTAAGCCCCTCTGCTGCAAAAAAGAAGTAGGTTTGCAAGCATGGGACTATCTCAAACGCCGTATTAAAGAACTCGATCTCGAAGCGAAAATCTTTCGGACTAAAACTAATTGCTTGCGGGTATGCGATCGCGGCCCAATTTTATTAGTTTATCCAGATGGAGTTTGGTATCACTCAGCAACCGCAGAGGTACTAGAGCGAGTACTTCAAGAACATATTATTGGCAACAAAATCGTCTCAGAATACGCCTTTGTTATACCCCATATCTAG